The DNA window TATCCTTAACACTAATGGCTTTTGGATGAAGTTCTGTTTATTAGTTGTGTCTAGACAATTGAAGAAATGGTTTTGCTGATTTGCAAAGGCACTTCTGTCTTTTGGGatgcaaaggcagcagcaatgcagtgtGTGAAGGCTTCTCATCCATATTGCTATAtataaagaagggaaaggaaaccTCTCTTCCTTAAACATGGTGGAGAGCTCCTGGATGATCTGCCAGCTCTTGATGATCTCTGGTAGCAGCAACACTCAGCCTGAATGGCCGTGCTGTCTCTCCAATTGACTGTCAGCTCATTCCTTAGCTACTGTCCAACCACACTGCCTTAATGGCCCTTCCAGCGCCTACAAGCTTAGCTCCCCAGTGAGGGAATGGAGTGAGGGAGTTCAAGAggattttccttgaaaatggATGAATATTTGTTTGCTCCATGGTTTTAATTTCACTAAGTCccctgctgttctgtgcagctctgtCTCCAGTGATCCCAGCTGCTCTACTGGGTCTTGCTGGATATCACTTCTCATTGCTCTCTTCCCTTCTTAGGACACTGTTTAAGGAGAGCAGGCGTGTACACGGACACCTCACATCAGTCCTGTGAGTATCGTGCAGCATTCCTTTAGAGTGATAACTGGTGATCTGCGTTCCCTGGGGCCTGGGTGGATCGTGCAGGAACACCTGAGCTTGTTTGGCTCCTGTCAGACAGTTTGGCGCTGCTTCATTTGGGAAGGTCTAAGGAGAGAAGTGGTGTGTGACATCTCCCAGCAAAAGCCTTTCTGAGGTGCCTGGGCCTTACAGCAGGCTCAGAGAATGACCTTTGATGCCAGGTTGCCTCCTGGCCTTGTTCAGCAGGCTGGAGTCAGGCTTCTGTGCTAGGCCCTGGGAGACAGTTGAGTAAAATGGACTGTGGTGCCAGCACTGTGTTTATTGCCACCTATTCAGTTAATCCTTACTGGATTCTGGATTCCCTCTTCCTTGCTGCCAGATTAAAGCAGAGGTACGATGAGCTCAAGGCAATGAGAATGGGAGAAACAGACCTGTGGGTGACAAACCAAGGGATCCATCGGAATCCAGCTGGGCAGGTGCCTTAAGGCCTAAGGGCCTCATGGATCTTGCTGGCAGCATGTAACAGACAACGATATAGATTTAGGCTGGTATCTGTTTGACAGCTGGTCCTGTTCTTGGCATTGGATGAATGAGGGGAAGCAGAGAAAGGGTATGAAATAGAATGTAGAGTCATCCTTCCCTCAGCCAtacctctccagcagctcagggatgTCTTGTACCGGTGATTGCATCTGACCAGACCAAATGATCTATTTTCCATGAATTTGGCAGATGCTTTTGCATCTTTGACTTCTTCTGGGAATCTAAAAGAAGTGtgtagttttttttcccctctaaaatAGCCTGTGTATCCATTTCTCTCTGGGTGTTGCTATATTTAGGTCAGCAGTGGGCTTCTGTAGCTCGTAGCCCTGCAGCTGATGCAGGATGTGTCTGTTGAGTGCTTTCACTGCTCTGCAACCATTTCAGAtactctgctctgctccctaAATCGTTCCCCTGTGTGGGAGCTGGGACTTCCTAGGGCAGCAACAAATGTCATACGATTTTGAATCCTAGCAACCTGAGATGCTGCCTCTGTTCTTTGCAAAAGACTCAGTGGATCATCATTAACAGGGCCCCTGACTGGATGCTTCCCTACAGGCACTCAGTGAAcccatgttttctttgtctccCTTGAAACAGGGCGAAGAAGAAGGTTGTCGCTCCTACTAAAGTGAAGGGGAAGGtgagttctgtgttttttggtACACACATTTGATATATCCCAGTAGTTGAGAGACTGCCATCCTAGGTCCTATACTTGAGCTTTGTATCTATGCATAGATGTAAGGAAGTTGTATTCTTAAACAGCAGCAGTCTGCACTGTGCTTGAGGAAAGAATTAGGACAGCAGCTAGaactgatggcagcaggagtACCAGCCTGGAAGGAGGGTACCTGTCATCGGACAGGTATCACACCTTTCATCCCAAAATCAGGgacctttccttcccttctcagcATTACATTCTGCCTCTGTTttgactttgctttctgttgttattttgttccAGGAACTCTCCTCTAAACCTGATAAAAAGGTGGCTGTTTCTGTTCCATCAGTACATTCAAGCAACACCGTAGCTCTGTCATCAGAATCCCAGGCAGGAAGTCTTAACATCAGTGCCCAGACCAGAGAACTCCTGTCCCTTGGGACAGCACAAGCAGCCAACAGCACTACTACTCCTGCTGCCTTCATGGACAACTCTTTGGATGAAGATTTAATTCATAATCCTACTTCCTCCCTTGAAGCAGTCTCCAAGGAACTGGCTGTGTtgaacagcagagcaggagggagccCTGACTTTCCTCTTCCTGGAGCTCCAAAAGCTCCACCTGAGAAGATTCCAACTATTGCAtcctcagaagagaagagaacATTTCCAAAGGCCCACCCTGCTCCCACAACATCCTCTGCTGGTTCCCTCCAGTCTCCTCTAAATTTCCTGGCTGAACAGGCCCTCGCATTGGGCCAAACTTCCCAAGacaaaaagacagagaactCTAATTATAAAGAGCTCTCCTGCCAAGCCTCCCCCAGCAAAATCCTTCCTGATATACACCAGGCTAAACAGAAGCACCACAGCCTGGTCCGACCAAGCCATGGGCCTCAGACCTCCACCTCGGTGCCAGGTACTCAGGTGAAGGTTTTCCACTCAAGCAACCAGCCACAGAAAACTTTCACCTCTCCGGCTCCATTTGTCAAACTGCAGAACCCCAAGTCCTCCTCCCCATTGCCCCAACGCTCCCTCCTCCAGCAGGTCAAGTCATCAACCAAAGCTCAGAGCTTCCATTCCTCTGCTGCCTCAGGCAGCACCCAAAACTCCAGCAGTTCTCACAAAAGCCCAGGCTCATCATCGTCATCTCTAAACTATACAGGAAAGCACTCAAGTGGCTCTAGCACTTCAGGACAATCCTATAAATCACCCTTTGTTTCTGGATCCCTCTCCAAGCATGGGGcttcttccagcagctcctcatcgGGAGCGTCTGCAAACCAGGGCTGCTCCTCTGGGAACTTGCTGCCCAGCATGCAGACCCCTTCCTCCAGCCAGGCATCCAGCCGGCCAGCCCCGAGCTCTGCAGTGAAGAAGACTCCTGTCTCTCAGAAGCTGACTCTGGTGGCACCTCCAGGAGGTTCAAATGGAGATTCTAGTGGGGGCACACAAGGGGTGGCCAAATTGCTGACCTCCTCCCTAAAGCCAGCTGTTGCCAGCAGCGCCGCATCTTCTACCTCTGTGCCGGTAAGTAGGAGCATGCTGACCCAGCCCGATGCCAGGAGAGCACATGGCGTTGTGTCAGGCAGTCTCCTGACTTGCTGAGACCTGCCATAAAATGGTGACTTTGAAAGAAGTTCCTGAAATTCTTGAATGACTGTCTGGACTTTGACTGCTTAGGTTAGGAGGACTTGGCCTTTGCAATGGGTTTACAATCTAGAGttcaagcttttgttttcagcttaaaGTAATGATCAAAATACTCTGGTACCTTCCAGACAGCAATTTTTGGGTAGGCTGTGTAGTGTTCTAGACCTGGTGTTGTGAGTTATGGTGACAATAATGCTGCCACTTAGGGCAGGAGGAAGCGTGGTAAGGCAGGTAGCTGATATCATTGCATAAACTAAGATTATAACTGCCAAGTTGTTTGAAATTAGGTCTGCGTTTTGACCTTCTTACATTATAAGTAATTTTAGTATTACTGGCGCTTAGTTTCACTACTGCTCTGCAGAGTAAACAGTCTGTGATACTGGGCTTTAAACTCAAAATGCCAGCCCAGCTATTTCTGTCCACATTCTGTTGCTCCCCGGCTGCTCTCATAGGTAGTGAAGTGATATTTGGAACTCAGCTTGCTGGCAAGCTGTGAAACTCGAGGTCTGACAGATCAATGAGATACGATGCTCTGTGCAGGTCTCCCGGGATACCTATACAAATCTGTATTATTCAGCCATTGTATTTAATGATTTTCATCCATAGACATTTCTAATGCAGTTGTATTAGTTTGTCAGCTGCTCAAATTGGCACTCGTTAGTGGCACACAGTAAGAGCAGggcaagaaaaatgtttaaatgggCTTGAGAACCACATACTATTCAGCCTGTGCACCCTGTCTGTTACCAAGATAAAGAGCTGGAGGGCATTTCCCAGTGGAGCAGAATTCTGTGGGAGTGATCTCCAATAGCATTCTTGGGTAAAGAGGTAAACCAGGCCTTGGTGCCCTGATTTGACAGCAATTATATGGTGTTGAAAGATAATAAGAAGCTTCCTTCCTGGAACTCATAGGCAGTAGTTTagcttttcctctgcttattGGAGGCATAGTTCCAGAGTAAGAGAATAACAGGCTCAGATCCAGTATGGTCACATTAGGAGACCACAGAATCCAGCAGCTGGGTTGTTAGTGTTCTGGGCACCTCTAGGTGGCCTCAAGAGTTGGCAGTTtgggcactgctgggagggTGCTTCTTGCAAGGAAGAATTCTAGAGTATGTTTTGATTTGGAGCTCTTGATGTTGACTTGCCTTGTTTTTCCTACTCCTGACTGaccttttctcttgcttttcagaaaggaactagtggagctgtgctgctaaCCAGTTCTTCCTCCTTAAGTGTACTGTCTCCATCCTACAAGTCCAACAATCCAAAGTTGCCAGCTGCCCTGAGCTCCACCCCTTTAGGTATTATCTCTCCTATTCATACCTTCCCTCTTCATGTCATCTCCTTCACTTCAGACTCCACCCCGAAAGCAGGAGTATCAAAGGATGCAATAGTTACAGGACCTGCTCCAGGAACTTTCCACCATGGCCTTGGCCACAGTGAGTGCACTCCTGCTCATGCATGTGTCTTTGTGCCTGTGCTGTTAAACAGCAGATCATTGGTGTTCTTGTTGTGTGAAGCCATTGCAGACAAACCCATCTCTCTCTCGTTGTTGCTTTGTGCTGTAGTTCATGCATTTATACCTCTAGCAGTTGCATTTGGAGAACCTTGGGCACATTCCTGTAGCTAGCCCAGAAGTCCCAACAGCTGGAAACCAAACTATAGGCTGCAGCTCCTCTATCATTTCTGTCTTCAATgtgtatttgttctttttttcctctctcctttctttgtttttctctctagGTCTTCTGGCTGGCTTGCACTCCAGCCCCCACCATGCTGCGCCACTCCCACATTCTGCCCTGTCCACTCATTTACCGCAAAGTCTGCCAGGTAACTTGTCAGACAGTCTTGTTTGTCTTCTGCATCGTGAGTCACCCTGTATCTCAGCAGGATGACTTTTAGGGGTGAAAGCAAAATTCCTGTCCTTGCTGTCTGACCGGTGTGGTCGTTGCTGAAACCTCCAGCCTCCCCAAGGTTCAAAGCGAGGCGTAGCCCTCTGTGtcctttgctgttttgttagCCAGTGCAAACGTGTGCTTCTGAAATGAGGAGCACTCGGTGCTTATAGTGAGCGTGGGTTCCTGGAGGCACTTAATGTTGCTGCTTGCGTCGTGGTAAAGGCTTATTCTGTTAGGATGAAAGCTGTGCCTCTTTATGCATAGTCTGCCAGGACTGCCCCAAATTGAATATGCTGCCTGCGTGGAGTTTTGTCACTGGTGACCTATATAATGTGTGTCAGACCAGTATGTCTTTCGTCTGTGCACTGAGCTAATTGCCCACATCTCCTTCACAGTGAGGGATGCAGGCTGTTTTCCTTGGTACTGACGATGTGATGATTTTGCAGTTAAGCCTGCTCCTCCCCGATTGATGCCTGCAGAACTAATGCATAAAACAAGAGATGTCCAAAGAACATCTCTGCTGATAATtggagctctgcctgctgtggtTGCAAATGCTTGTAAGAACTGCcgaggaagggaaggagagaggaatCCATTCAGCATtcaggaaatggaaatgagGGAACACCAGATTGGGCATGTCTGCTTTGGTAATTGTGCCATGTATGTCAGTGGTAACTGCTGCAGCTATTTCTGCTTTACTGATCAAGAATCCCTTGGCTCTTCACCGTGGTTCACCATGACTGTCGTAGATTCTTATTGGGCAGTGTGAGTCTGATCTGGGAGTGACTGTGCTGGCTTCATACTGTGGCACTGAAGACATTAGTAGATGTGTGGGCACACTTCTGGAGGTAACGTGGCCTCCTGGAGCAGTCTATGTGAAATGCCCTTGGCTGCTGAGGACAGtgctggaggaagaggagacCACTGAGCAAAGCTGAAAATAGGAAGAATTCCTCTCCTTTGCTTCTTTCACTGGAGTTTGTGTGGGGTGAGTTGTTAGGTCCCTCCAGCGTGGCAGAGCACAAGAAGCCCCTTGCAGcagttgctgtgtgacagacctttccttcctgttcctaAACTTCCACTTGCTGGAGAGTGAGGAGATTGATTTTGGTTTGAACATGAGTTGTGAGATGTTGCTGAGGAGTTGTTCTCTTCCTCATTATTTGAAGGAGTTTAGAGCCCTCACTCGATGTTTTCACACAAACATTGAGCACAGTGCAGTCTTTTCTGACAATGCAATCAATTGTGGTGCTTtgttaaagaacaaaatagCTTTTTCATTGGCTACCATGGTCTTAAAATATCTCCTATTTCTTTGGTGGAATCAACTGTAGCTGGCTGTataaagagaaagctgaaagctgTGAGCTGGTGCTTGGGAGGTTACTACAAATGCAAGGAACTGTTGATGCCTTATGTGTAAGTGCTTGTAGCAGCCAGCATTCATCAAAGAGCATTTGAGCAAGGAGCATCcagtgtgtgcttgtgtgtCTTTACTGCTGTCTTTGCTGATGGGTGTTTCTGCGTGCTGGTGCCATGGCCATGGTTGTTCCAACTGCTTGCTTTAGAAGTACTGTGTGCTGGGACTGCAATCTTGCATGGAATGAACCGTCCTTGTCCTGGAGAAGGAGCTGTCGCTGCCCTGCTTGGTGCCACTGCTGCTTGACTGCACGTCTCAGTATATCCATTTGTTCACTGTGATCTAGTGGCAGTTTTAAGTGTTCCTAGAGAATTTCTGATCTGTTAAACTACCTTTCTCTGTTCACTGCATTTactctttttccttcacatctGCTCCTTTCTCTTACTCCAGTGGTTAGATTCCTATGACTCCTGTTGCTGTCAATGCACATGTAAGGACTTCATTACGACAGCAAAGGTCTGCTGAGTTGTATTCAAATCAACTGTAGATGCTAGGCAGCAAGCATCATGTATTTCTAGTTTCCTAGGTTGGGAGACACCACAGCCTGGCTTTTAGAGGACAGATTGCCAGGCTAGCTAGGAAAGCAGCCATCTGAATCCGTGCTGTGGTGCTTTTGTTGAGAGGCCACAAGAGACCCTCTGTGCTTCCTGTgactgcagctcctctgctgcacacagctccatgGGGCTGATGCTGAAACCCTTCcccatttgcttttgtttcctttcagatgCTTCTCAGCTTCACGGCAAAGGGTCCAACACACAGCAGCGGAAGTTGTGACGTCTGCCAGGAGGGGAGCTAGAACACACATGGGATAAACCGAAGAGCAGTTAATTCATGGATACCGACGGTGACTTCTACTCATGACAACTGGAGAGACTGAACTTCAACGAGGGGGTTTGTTGGTGAGTTTGCTCAGAGGTTCTCAGAGTAAAGCCCCACACCAAGGGCCACCTTGAGCCACGTCGCGATGAGAGAAGTGTTTGTAGCACTCTTCTATTGCTGCTGCCCTTCATGCATTCCCTGGCACTGGCATGAGCTGGAACTTGCAGGGAGAGTGGCCTGGCTTTCCTGCAGGAAGTTCAGGGCTGGTGGATTCCCACTCACCTGCGTCTACGTCTGCCAAGTACCTCCAAGCCCAGTTACCTCCTTGGTCTCCCTGTGGAGGGTATGAAAggtgcttctttcttttgctttggaTTTACTTGGACAATTCTAGCACTGCCAGTGCTTTCTGAAGACATTTCACTGATTCTTTTCAATTGTACTATTAAGCTGTGCTACACTTAATAGGACCTAACATTTCCTGTGCGGTGAATCTAACGAACCACCTGATGTTCCCCtctggaggagaaagaagactCTTTAGAGAGACACTTCTAGATGCACTCATGGACGTTGAGAATTCGACATCTTTTGGTttttggaattttctttttttttttcttctccaaagggatgctttttttcctgctcagttTTATCCTCATTACCGTTGAATGCATTGGATTGAATGGGACACTTCTCAGCATGTCATATATAGGAAGACATAATTCCAGTGCCTTTTATGGTGGAGCAAGAATGGACTAGTGACATACATTTCAGCCCTATTTTATGTGCTCCTCAACCCTTTTTTAATCATTCTGTATTTAAGAtgtattctgtttatttaataGAGCTTTTTATGGTTGCACATCAAAAAAGCTGCACTGTCTGGACTTTAATGGTGTCTTGGTGACTGCGAACACAGTACCAAATCCAGCAAGAGCACCAGTTCTTATCAGAGTTTGTGCAAGCGGGTTCCAGACCCTCCCCTAAAGCCATTCTTTCCTAGGGTTGTCAGCAACGATCTCTTTAGTGGGCAGAGGGAATGATCTAGGTTAACCAAGGTCACTTATATTCAAATGAATTCCAGAGAAGAGTTTTGCTCTCCTTGATGATTTCTGCACTAGAATCATGCGCTTGTCCCAGCGGCAGGAATGGGGACCATCTGGGGTTGGGGTgtatcagttttattttttaagatggTATTTTAACTCTTAGCCCTAAATACTTCTCCCCTGAGCACACCCTTTCCAACTGTGCATAGCGAAAGGCAGGCTGTGGTTCCAACTGAGctttctgggttttatttttctgctctccccagtctcttttctcaggcTCCTGTAGCCCATGTTCTGAATTGTGCCGTGGTGGCACTGATCTGCATAGATTTCAGCTGTAGTTCAAGGGAAAGTCTGCAGCCTTCCTCCTAGAGCATTCAGGTAGGATGCTGGCGCTGAGTATACCAGCaaatatctgcttttgttttccctatttttttGTAAGCTCCGAGACAGACTGTTCTCTATTTGGGCTGGTATGTAATTTTCCAAGATCATTGTGTtgtttatattaataataataataataatattaataataataaaatgcagctcagaattaaaaatctgtttacagAAAATATCTAGGTTGTAGCAAAAGAGCCAAAGACAAGAACTTGTGTGactgaaatgaagcacagcagtTTATCGTTGGTCTCTGATCAGTGGATGTCGCATGGTTCCCGTTGGAGGCCTCATCCTGAGAGGTGCTTTGCACCTTCAACTTCCCATGGTTGCTGAAAGCACGTAAACACCTGGTGGGACAGGGACTCGCAGCGAGTGACCCAAGGTGCTGGTTCTATCCctctctttgctttcacttgAATGCTTCTGCTGGGAGGCACCTGTGTGCGTGGCCAGAGCAGGACGCCCTTGTTCTAGGAATATAGCGAAGCCTCTTGCCTCAGGGAAATGTTTATTTGGTGGAAATTCTGTgggatatttcttctttttttaatttacgTGCTATAATGAATGAGTGAATGGTacggagcagagctgcagcaaggcAGAACCACGCGGAGGCCTGACAGCTGATGGGGAGCCAGGGCTCTGGCCTCTGCCTCAATGGGGCAATGTGCAGCACTTCCGTGGCAGCGTGGGGCAGTGAGGCTCCCATGGCACTTACTTTATAGGGCAGTTCCTTTTGGATGTAAGAGCTGCGGTTtactattatattttttttgtgtgatgGGACTGTCTTGCTGAAGATGATGGGGGTGGTAATGAAAACTGTTAATCTTGTACAGAATAACTGAATAAATTGTTTCAATgtttccaaaatgctttttttgcttccccatctccttccctcTAGTTTTTaccattttgcttttaagaattTGTTTTAGCTTGGTGATCATCTCCTGACCCCTATTTCTTGAGTGACTAATCAATTACCGTCTAACTAAATGTCTTACTTTGTAAGTGTACTGTGGCTCTGAAGCCACTGTGATGGTAGAATTAATTCTTGTTCAATGCTTTTGAATCACAGAAGGGGTTGGATTGGAAGGATTGGATATTTGCTGGAGCAACGGCACGATCCTGCGTGATCCATTCATTTACAAAGGTAGAATAATTGCACTGATCTCCAAAGCCAAGAAGGATGGTCAGTGAATGCTCGCTGATGCTTTTGTTGATGGCAAAGTTTGCTGAGGCTCAGGTATTGAGCTTTAATGAAAGGAGAGGTGTCACATGAAGAATGCGGGCTGGTCGGGGCAGAGCTGGATGTGAGTATggctgaaaggcagcactgctctgccaaAGCTTTTGCTGCATCAGTTGATGACATAACGTGAAAAAGATCCTGGGGTTTAAACTTTGATAGAGGGGTTGGTAAAGCAGAAATTGCCCTGGTAAGGCAGAAATTGGGGTAAAGGAAACAGTTAGTTGTACTCTAGAAGTCTCTAGTAGCATCCCAGCATAAATCCCTCTCTTCCCGTAGCTGCAGTCTCATTTGATGGTGCAGTTCCCTCCCATCTAATGCCGCTAATTAGTCCCAGCTAACGCTGAGTCTGGTCAAAGGAATAGTCCTATTtatcagtttctttttaatgttgaCTCTCAGCTGGCATCTTCCCATAAGGCCAAGGATCAAGAGAGCGCTGTAAGCAATAAAGGAAGACAAACATCTGATTGGaaccactgcattttttttttatttcatactaTAAATAGAATTCCCCTCTATTTCCCGTTCCCGTACACAAGTAAGTGAGACGTGTAGCTGCATGTAACTCTATTCGATAAGATACCAGCACAAATGGCTCTCAACCACGAGGTAAGCTAACTGTGTTTCGAAGGCACTCTGCGTTTGGTTACAGTTGCATGCTTTACACCAGCATCTTGTGTTCGGCACTGCTGCCGGCTCTTCACATACTTCTTGGTGAACTCTATGGTATAGGAATGCTCCTCCTGGATCTAGGGCTGACACCATCAAATTACTGTGCTTCATTTCACTCTTgcccagcagcatcagcacGCCGGTGAGCAAAAAGGTCGGGTGTTCATGTGATGGTACCAAGGTGAGGTGCACATCACGCCTTTTGCTTACAGAGCCGGTTTTCTCCAAGGATAATCCCATCGTTTGGTTGCCCACAGTCAAACTGTGAGGCTTACCAACATGGAGCTGATGTACCCAGCTCTCGCTGGTCAGCCCAGAATCATTTTGACCCTCAGTCTCCTaacatctgctttatttatttgttttctgcctttgtggCTTACATGTTGAAGAAACTGTGGGTTTGACTGAGTCTTTTGGACTTCAGGTACTTTGCTTGTTTTTGGCTTGTCATCTTGTTTGTTGAGTGGTTGGGTAGGGCTGAAGAGGGAGCGAAGGTTTAGTTGTAGGCTTGACAAAGGTGTTTTCCACTACTGGCGGTGCTTTTCCGCAGCGTATGACAGCAAGCAGTGCGGCTTCATAGCGCGGCTGGACAGAGGCTCTAGCATTTTGGAAGATGCAAAGGAGGGCGAGGATTTGCAGTGATCTGGTAGTCTTAACAAGTGGTGCAGCTCTGACTTGCTGCCTTTAAGAGAAGGTTCTAAAGTGGAGCGAGCACTGGGTAGTTACTTCCAGACACCAAGACCGCCAGCTCCTGGATTGACATCTGCTTGTTGAGGTAACTGTTGTACTGGGCCGTGCTTAGTCTGCCGCTTTTCAGCGCATCTTCGATTGAGAACTCTCTGCCTGATTTCCTGTCGAGGATCACGGATGATTCCCCATTGGGCCCCTTGATTGAGATCTCTTCCCAGTCGCATTCCTGACTCTTCAGCTTGACAAACAGGCTCCATTCAATGAGGCCAAGCACATGAGCTTCCTCTGGAGACATCTCCTTGCCTGTGTCTGGATCGATGACCACAATGGAGCGCCTCAGGTGGTTCTCTCTTTGTTCCCTCTTGATTGCCACCGTCTTGAGGCGGTTCTGGAGCTGCTCGAtctctgcatctttttctttagaTAACTGCTTCAGATCATCTAACTCTCTTTCCAGAGCTTGGAATCTGGAGTCTAGGTTTATTCCACTGTCCATGTGGGTCATGTTTCTCAAATCCCGAGCTTCTGTTGCTGTGAGTT is part of the Coturnix japonica isolate 7356 chromosome 14, Coturnix japonica 2.1, whole genome shotgun sequence genome and encodes:
- the UBN1 gene encoding ubinuclein-1 isoform X7, which encodes MTEPHRVLFTTLHGPLSSSFLKKPRKDDVEQPPEAEQPGETVRLSLTLFEPDHKRCPEFYYPDLLKNSQAKRKGSSGDKRKEPADPFDDEKERHKAEALARKFEEKYGGKRRRKDRFQDLIDMGYGYDESDSFIDNSEAYDELVPASLTTKYGGFYINTGTLQFRQASDSEDEYVKEKKKKSPKKRKLKDGGEKMKKRKKDDSYDKEKKSKKSKFPKAGFTALNASKEKKKKKYSGALSVKEMLRKFQKEKEAQKKKDEEQKVVTPSPAEPQAPREAETMPDPLLSLFGHASDSDLLQAATAMDTLTDLDLERLFSESPEGSPLHDVEDGSNPAGAGLEQDFKQLPSLPEGLPAPLEKRIKELAQAARAAEGEGKQKFFTQDINNIILDIELQTRELNSQIRSGVYTHLAAFLPCSKDTLVKRARKLYLYEQGGRLKEPLQKLKEAIGRAMPEQMAKYQEECQAHTQAKFVKMLEEEKDREQRDRVCSDDDEDDEKGGKRVTGPRKKFQWNDEIRAKKKVVAPTKVKGKELSSKPDKKVAVSVPSVHSSNTVALSSESQAGSLNISAQTRELLSLGTAQAANSTTTPAAFMDNSLDEDLIHNPTSSLEAVSKELAVLNSRAGGSPDFPLPGAPKAPPEKIPTIASSEEKRTFPKAHPAPTTSSAGSLQSPLNFLAEQALALGQTSQDKKTENSNYKELSCQASPSKILPDIHQAKQKHHSLVRPSHGPQTSTSVPGTQVKVFHSSNQPQKTFTSPAPFVKLQNPKSSSPLPQRSLLQQVKSSTKAQSFHSSAASGSTQNSSSSHKSPGSSSSSLNYTGKHSSGSSTSGQSYKSPFVSGSLSKHGASSSSSSSGASANQGCSSGNLLPSMQTPSSSQASSRPAPSSAVKKTPVSQKLTLVAPPGGSNGDSSGGTQGVAKLLTSSLKPAVASSAASSTSVPKGTSGAVLLTSSSSLSVLSPSYKSNNPKLPAALSSTPLGIISPIHTFPLHVISFTSDSTPKAGVSKDAIVTGPAPGTFHHGLGHSLLAGLHSSPHHAAPLPHSALSTHLPQSLPDASQLHGKGSNTQQRKL
- the UBN1 gene encoding ubinuclein-1 isoform X9; its protein translation is MTEPHRVLFTTLHGPLSSSFLKKPRKDDVEQPPEAEQPGETVRLSLTLFEPDHKRCPEFYYPDLLKNSQAKRKGSSGDKRKEPADPFDDEKERHKAEALARKFEEKYGGKRRRKDRFQDLIDMGYGYDESDSFIDNSEAYDELVPASLTTKYGGFYINTGTLQFRQASDSEDEYVKEKKKKSPKKRKLKDGGEKMKKRKKDDSYDKEKKSKKSKFPKAGFTALNASKEKKKKKYSGALSVKEMLRKFQKEKEAQKKKDEEQKVVTPSPAEPQAPREAETMPDPLLSLFGHASDSDLLQAATAMDTLTDLDLERLFSESPEGSPLHDVEDGSNPAGAGLEQDFKQLPSLPEGLPAPLEKRIKELAQAARAAEGEGKQKFFTQDINNIILDIELQTRELNSQIRSGVYTHLAAFLPCSKDTLVKRARKLYLYEQGGRLKEPLQKLKEAIGRAMPEQMAKYQEECQAHTQAKFVKAKKKVVAPTKVKGKELSSKPDKKVAVSVPSVHSSNTVALSSESQAGSLNISAQTRELLSLGTAQAANSTTTPAAFMDNSLDEDLIHNPTSSLEAVSKELAVLNSRAGGSPDFPLPGAPKAPPEKIPTIASSEEKRTFPKAHPAPTTSSAGSLQSPLNFLAEQALALGQTSQDKKTENSNYKELSCQASPSKILPDIHQAKQKHHSLVRPSHGPQTSTSVPGTQVKVFHSSNQPQKTFTSPAPFVKLQNPKSSSPLPQRSLLQQVKSSTKAQSFHSSAASGSTQNSSSSHKSPGSSSSSLNYTGKHSSGSSTSGQSYKSPFVSGSLSKHGASSSSSSSGASANQGCSSGNLLPSMQTPSSSQASSRPAPSSAVKKTPVSQKLTLVAPPGGSNGDSSGGTQGVAKLLTSSLKPAVASSAASSTSVPKGTSGAVLLTSSSSLSVLSPSYKSNNPKLPAALSSTPLGIISPIHTFPLHVISFTSDSTPKAGVSKDAIVTGPAPGTFHHGLGHSLLAGLHSSPHHAAPLPHSALSTHLPQSLPDASQLHGKGSNTQQRKL